The Neodiprion virginianus isolate iyNeoVirg1 chromosome 5, iyNeoVirg1.1, whole genome shotgun sequence genome contains a region encoding:
- the LOC124306192 gene encoding uncharacterized protein LOC124306192 isoform X9, with amino-acid sequence MTSLILENADLNRLFPKCRPRGGQPPRSGGSTPSHPHDHPRHTDESTGTTNRTAAAANIATIATIATITTIANSVDKFKSNNNNPDEDADMIDLERDTSDRTATSVVAGFPGEPQLPVTTAKLPSSSSSSASGRSEDAPNYVSLAGSDHQAQSQDALEDSGPEESPVYILTSAKGDRSYKLRDSRIIEIAGGREVFSQSRGKVAARKPRFLAASNSLAVDDCQTDNKLSVKKNNKSPNRQSVWELRSRCGEARRQRSNREVTETVFSSEVHSVRRNTTKSILDYDSPKSNQASRIINYDSILNSNNVEYNTPKSITDLNYGLPKNCVDYQSNHTTPARSMAIVSDGEVVVFDDIDDNWRGLRLDLGPTNAGQQNTTDNIDIETEDSQRGRMHPEPPGSSVGSTPSPAYHRNTSDFFKVVTPASDCEGDSPPPERNHKVARVIGELPIAQYSGSPRRYGVRENSRLPTLLSSPSIYAPPRPGFPQRVLPTTPNQKEKEEKPVEISEKPVVELASSGIEEPPSCPTPPPPEEPEDEEEEEDCLKSSVLPSDNLSSLVSPGGSTFDYLYEFSETRKVLEEFFKCPPPTEEKENNIDSSLFQDLDYELRRQAGSAYVGQRLASGPPTLEEVLIHESPKKQRADFSQTTVEHENNFLDLSVGTGSSEDLGETEVGLQVGHSRNFTLSPETTDCDSNCGDLDSEMSLMMMDNELMPASGLLGSVGDLGNNSDSLRIYTSMPVLEDGLSSGHASDTDNNNPTVMLMKRQINEIEREIIQRTRNDMLGSENESGKDVSLNVTKDILHSLKTTSPDLFVTSKERKDISYETNELELDGLDPLGTPPPPAPQGRQSANLETGGEVEAAIKDIRMALQRTKTLPVKSPSEDPPEPSVSPVWIPSILDGRRRACGESNSEDSEARRVGEDADGEVEEVVDEEEADTDLETDRLLGQQRTDDQGFYDDKGWRKPKTRTMLPPMSTKIATPKQTPPKTLSVAPLDALPPSEPLPSTSVSVSVSPPPPPTPATTVSATQSPPCDREATSPTQTASSPQKIPAKNSPSPPHSLKESSGKVKKDKDGKKKSRNKEALLTDPSVLIEGVLFRARYLGSTQLVCEGQPTKSTRMCQAEEAVSRIKDGPVPMQATLVNYGGQHAYGRCSVASQGSLEEDECDSSEELIGSTSGGGQSESINIGAQSQLAPIGGPLGPTTVFRLQFLGSVEVEEEGGRKRRKRLKKHMVEEAVTKIKALAPDGETQPSTEVDLFISTEKIMVLNTDLKEIMMDHALRTISYIADIGDLVVLMARRRFVPHEMEEAPKINRTPKMICHVFESEEAQFIAQSIGQAFQVAYMEFLKANGIEDHSFVKEMDYQEVLNSQEIFGDELQMFAKKEMQKEVVVPKAKGEILGVVIVESGWGSMLPTVVIANLAPAGAAARCGQLNIGDQIIAINGVSLVGLPLSTCQTYIKNSKNQTVVKLTVVPCAPVVEVKIKRPDTKYQLGFSVQNGVICSLLRGGIAERGGVRVGHRIIEINNQSVVAVPHEKIVNLLATSVGEILMKTMPTSMFRLLTGQESPVYI; translated from the exons ATGACCAGCCTGATTTTGGAGAACGCAGACTTGAACCGCCTGTTCCCAAAATGTCGGCCTAGGGGCGGTCAACCCCCGCGATCGGGGGGCTCGACGCCGAGTCATCCGCATGACCATCCTCGGCATACCGACGAGTCAACTGGTACCACCAATCGCACCGCTGCAGCAGCCAACATCGCGACAATTGCGACCATCGCGACGATCACGACGATCGCGAACTCCGTCGACAAGTTTaaaagcaacaacaacaaccccGACGAAGACGCAGACATGATCGACCTCGAACGCGACACCTCCGACAG GACGGCTACGAGTGTCGTCGCCGGATTTCCGGGTGAGCCCCAGCTTCCGGTAACAACCGCGAAGTTGCCCTCGTCAAGCTCATCGTCAGCTTCCGGGCGCAGCGAAGATGCACCAAACTACGTCAGTCTCGCCGGAAGCGACCATCAGGCGCAGTCTCAAGACGCCCTGGAAGACAGCGGCCCCGAAGAAAGCCCTGTTTATATCTTGACTTCCGCCAAAGGCGATCGCAGCTATAAACTTCGCGATTCGAG GATTATTGAGATTGCTGGCGGTAGGGAGGTATTCTCGCAAAGCAGAGGTAAAGTTGCTGCAAGAAAGCCGCGATTCTTGGCTGCATCAAATTCTCTGGCAGTGGATGACTGTCAGACAGATAACAAGCTCAGTGTTAAAAAGAACAATAAATCACCAAATAGGCAGAGCGTCTGGGAATTAAGAAGCCG ATGCGGAGAGGCCAGAAGACAGCGCTCTAATCGCGAAGTAACAGAGACCGTATTTTCGTCGGAAGTACACTCAGTGCGTCGAAATACAACAAAGTCTATCCTAGACTACGATTCGCCAAAGAGTAATCAAGCCAGTCGCATAATAAACTATGACTCGATACTGAATAGCAATAACGTAGAGTATAACACACCAAAAAGTATTACTGATCTTAACTATGGCCTGCCTAAGAACTGCGTAGATTATCAATCCAATCACACGACGCCTGCGCGTAGCATGGCAATAGTGAGCGACGGAGAGGTCGTTGTGTTTGATGATATTGACGACAATTGGCGAGGCCTCAGGCTTGATCTCGGACCCACTAATGCTGGGCAACAAAACACAACTGACAATATCGATATTGAAACTGAAGATTCTCAGCGAGGTAGAATGCATCCTGAACCACCTGGATCTAGCGTAGGGAGCACTCCGAGTCCCGCTTACCATCGTAATACATCCGATTTTTTCAAG GTTGTTACTCCAGCCAGTGATTGCGAGGGAGACTCTCCTCCTCCAGAACGTAATCACAAGGTTGCCAGAGTAATTGGGGAGCTTCCTATTGCACAGTATTCTGGCAGCCCCCGACGCTATGGAGTCCGTGAAAATTCTAGACTGCCCACTCTACTCTCATCGCCATCCATCTACGCCCCACCCAGACCTGGTTTTCCTCAAAGAGTTTTACCTACTACTCCGAATCAGAAAGAG AAGGAGGAAAAACCTGTAGAAATTTCTGAAAAGCCCGTTGTAGAACTGGCCTCGTCTGGAATCGAGGAACCACCTTCCTGCCCCACACCTCCACCGCCCGAAGAACCAGAGGatgaggaggaagaagaagactGTTTGAAGTCCTCTGTACTGCCGAGTGATAATTTATCTAGTCTCGTTTCACCAGGTGGCAGTACATTTGACTACCTTTACGAATTTTCGGAGACACGGAAAGTGctcgaagaatttttcaagtgtCCTCCACCTACCGAAGAAAAGGAGAACAATATTGATTCTTCTCTGTTTCAA GATCTCGACTACGAACTTCGGAGGCAAGCCGGAAGCGCGTACGTAGGCCAAAGGCTAGCCAGTGGTCCGCCAACTTTGGAAGAAGTCCTGATACACGAGTCACCCAAAAAGCAGAGGGCTGACTTTTCCCAGACG ACGGTGGAGcacgaaaacaattttttggaCTTGTCGGTGGGTACCGGAAGCAGCGAAGACCTTGGTGAGACAGAAGTAGGTCTGCAGGTTGGACATTCAAGGAATTTCACCCTCAGTCCTGAGACAACAGACTGCGACAGTAACTGCGGTGATTTAGACAGTGAAATGTCATTGATGATGATGGACAACGAACTGATGCCTGCTAGCGGGCTTTTGGGCTCCGTTGGTGACCTTGGAAACAATTCAGACTCTCTTAGAATATACACAAGCATGCCTGTGCTCGAGGATGGATTGTCGAGCGGACATGCCAGTGACACGGATAACAATAATCCAACAGTGATGCTCATGAAGCGACAAATAAACGAGATCGAGAGGGAGATTATACAGAGGACGCGCAACGACATGCTCGGCTCTGAGAACGAGTCTGGTAAAGACGTGAGCCTTAATGTTACCAAAGATATTTTGCATTCTCTGAAAACGACTTCGCCTGACTTATTTGTCACTAGTAAGGAAAGGAAAGACATTTCTTACGAGACTAACGAACTTGAACTGGACGGACTTGACCCTCTCGGCACGCCGCCACCCCCAGCACCTCAGGGCAGGCAAAGCGCCAACTTAGAAACTGGCGGCGAAGTTGAAGCTGCTATCAAAGATATCAGGATGGCTCTACAGAGAACGAAAACTCTACCAGTCAAATCACCGTCCGAAGATCCTCCAGAGCCAAGCGTCAGCCCTGTATGGATACCAAG TATATTGGATGGCAGGCGGAGAGCCTGCGGGGAGAGTAACAGCGAAGATTCGGAAGCCAGAAGAGTAGGAGAAGACGCTGACGGTGAAGTGGAGGAGGTTGTAGACGAAGAAGAAGCGGACACAGATCTTGAGACTGACAGACTTCTCGGACAACAAAGAACGGATGACCAAGGTTTCTACGACGACAAG GGGTGGCGGAAGCCTAAAACTAGGACAATGTTGCCACCAATGAGTACAAAAATTGCGACTCCCAAACAGACTCCGCCGAAAACATTGAGCGTCGCTCCTCTAGATGCATTGCCACCCTCCGAACCCCTGCCGTCCACCTCAGTATCGGTCTCGGTctctcctccccctcctccgaCTCCCGCCACCACGGTTTCCGCCACCCAATCGCCACCCTGTGATCGCGAAGCAACCAGTCCCACGCAAACTGCGTCGAGCCCCCAGAAGATCCCAGCCAAAAACTCTCCCTCGCCCCCTCACAGCCTCAAGGAATCCAGCGGCAAGGTGAAAAAG gATAAGGATGGAAAGAAGAAGAGCAGAAACAAAGAAG CTTTACTCACCGACCCTTCAGTCCTGATCGAAGGTGTCTTATTCCGCGCCAGATATCTAGGATCCACACAGTTGGTATGCGAAGGACAGCCAACGAAATCGACTAGAATGTGCCAGGCAGAGGAGGCTGTTTCTAGGATAAAG GATGGTCCAGTGCCGATGCAGGCAACGCTGGTAAACTATGGTGGGCAACATGCCTATGGTCGATGCAGTGTTGCGTCACAAGGAAGCCTTGAGGAAGATGAGTGCGACTCAAGCGAAGAACTTATAGGGAGCACCTCAGGTGGTGGACAGTCTGAATCTATCAATATCGGGGCTCAGTCCCAGCTGGCCCCAATCGGCGGCCCGTTGGGGCCCACCACGGTTTTCAGACTACAGTTTCTTGGGTCGGTGGAGGTGGAAGAGGAAGGGGGACGAAAGCGGCGAAAACGTCTCAAGAAACACATGGTCGAAGAGGCCGTCACTAAGATAAAG GCGTTG GCGCCAGATGGGGAAACACAGCCGAGCACAGAGGTGGATCTGTTTATTTCGACGGAGAAAATAATGGTCCTAAACACCGATTTAAAAGAAATTATGATGGACCATGCTCTGAGGACGATATCGTACATAGCAGACATTGGCGATCTAGTAGTATTAATGGCACGTAGAAGATTCGTACCGCACGAAATGGAAGAGGCACCAAAAATCAATCGAACTCCAAAGATGATCTGTCACGTTTTTGAGAGTGAAGAAGCACAGTTCATTGCCCAAAGCATCGGGCAAGCCTTCCAAGTCGCTTACATGGAATTCCTCAAAGCGAATGGAATAGAGGACCACAGTTTCGTCAAGGAAATGGACTACCAGGAGGTGTTAAACTCCCAGGAGATATTCGGTGACGAACTGCAGATGTTCGCCAAGAAGGAGATGCAGAAAGAG GTCGTCGTTCCAAAAGCAAAGGGTGAAATTCTTGGCGTAGTTATTGTTGAATCCGGGTGGGGGTCAATGCTTCCGACTGTCGTAATAGCCAACCTCGCCCCAGCGGGTGCTGCGGCTCGCTGCGGTCAGTTGAACATCGGAGATCAAATAATAGCGATAAATGGTGTATCGTTGGTGGGCCTGCCGCTGTCTACTTGTCAGacttatataaaaaattctaaaaatcaAACGGTCGTCAAGCTCACTGTCGTCCCGTGCGCCCCGGTCGTTGAGGTCAAGATAAAAAGACCGGACACAAAATATCAGCTAGGATTCAGTGTACAAAATGGAGTTATATGCAGTCTTCTACGGGGAGGAATCGCAGAGAGAGGAGGGGTCAGGGTTGGCCATAGAATCATTGAAATCAACAATCAAAGTGTCGTCGCCGTGCCGcatgaaaaaatcgtcaatCTCTTGGCCACGTCTGTTGGGGAG ATTCTGATGAAGACTATGCCAACATCAATGTTTCGGCTATTAACTGGCCAGGAGTCTCCGGTGTAcatataa
- the LOC124306192 gene encoding uncharacterized protein LOC124306192 isoform X5 codes for MTSLILENADLNRLFPKCRPRGGQPPRSGGSTPSHPHDHPRHTDESTGTTNRTAAAANIATIATIATITTIANSVDKFKSNNNNPDEDADMIDLERDTSDRCRKQANGRKKSGSLSRRTATSVVAGFPGEPQLPVTTAKLPSSSSSSASGRSEDAPNYVSLAGSDHQAQSQDALEDSGPEESPVYILTSAKGDRSYKLRDSRIIEIAGGREVFSQSRGKVAARKPRFLAASNSLAVDDCQTDNKLSVKKNNKSPNRQSVWELRSRCGEARRQRSNREVTETVFSSEVHSVRRNTTKSILDYDSPKSNQASRIINYDSILNSNNVEYNTPKSITDLNYGLPKNCVDYQSNHTTPARSMAIVSDGEVVVFDDIDDNWRGLRLDLGPTNAGQQNTTDNIDIETEDSQRGRMHPEPPGSSVGSTPSPAYHRNTSDFFKVVTPASDCEGDSPPPERNHKVARVIGELPIAQYSGSPRRYGVRENSRLPTLLSSPSIYAPPRPGFPQRVLPTTPNQKEKEEKPVEISEKPVVELASSGIEEPPSCPTPPPPEEPEDEEEEEDCLKSSVLPSDNLSSLVSPGGSTFDYLYEFSETRKVLEEFFKCPPPTEEKENNIDSSLFQDLDYELRRQAGSAYVGQRLASGPPTLEEVLIHESPKKQRADFSQTQTVEHENNFLDLSVGTGSSEDLGETEVGLQVGHSRNFTLSPETTDCDSNCGDLDSEMSLMMMDNELMPASGLLGSVGDLGNNSDSLRIYTSMPVLEDGLSSGHASDTDNNNPTVMLMKRQINEIEREIIQRTRNDMLGSENESGKDVSLNVTKDILHSLKTTSPDLFVTSKERKDISYETNELELDGLDPLGTPPPPAPQGRQSANLETGGEVEAAIKDIRMALQRTKTLPVKSPSEDPPEPSVSPVWIPRRRACGESNSEDSEARRVGEDADGEVEEVVDEEEADTDLETDRLLGQQRTDDQGFYDDKEFRGWRKPKTRTMLPPMSTKIATPKQTPPKTLSVAPLDALPPSEPLPSTSVSVSVSPPPPPTPATTVSATQSPPCDREATSPTQTASSPQKIPAKNSPSPPHSLKESSGKVKKDKDGKKKSRNKEALLTDPSVLIEGVLFRARYLGSTQLVCEGQPTKSTRMCQAEEAVSRIKDGPVPMQATLVNYGGQHAYGRCSVASQGSLEEDECDSSEELIGSTSGGGQSESINIGAQSQLAPIGGPLGPTTVFRLQFLGSVEVEEEGGRKRRKRLKKHMVEEAVTKIKALAPDGETQPSTEVDLFISTEKIMVLNTDLKEIMMDHALRTISYIADIGDLVVLMARRRFVPHEMEEAPKINRTPKMICHVFESEEAQFIAQSIGQAFQVAYMEFLKANGIEDHSFVKEMDYQEVLNSQEIFGDELQMFAKKEMQKEVVVPKAKGEILGVVIVESGWGSMLPTVVIANLAPAGAAARCGQLNIGDQIIAINGVSLVGLPLSTCQTYIKNSKNQTVVKLTVVPCAPVVEVKIKRPDTKYQLGFSVQNGVICSLLRGGIAERGGVRVGHRIIEINNQSVVAVPHEKIVNLLATSVGEILMKTMPTSMFRLLTGQESPVYI; via the exons ATGACCAGCCTGATTTTGGAGAACGCAGACTTGAACCGCCTGTTCCCAAAATGTCGGCCTAGGGGCGGTCAACCCCCGCGATCGGGGGGCTCGACGCCGAGTCATCCGCATGACCATCCTCGGCATACCGACGAGTCAACTGGTACCACCAATCGCACCGCTGCAGCAGCCAACATCGCGACAATTGCGACCATCGCGACGATCACGACGATCGCGAACTCCGTCGACAAGTTTaaaagcaacaacaacaaccccGACGAAGACGCAGACATGATCGACCTCGAACGCGACACCTCCGACAG GTGTAGAAAGCAAGCGAATGGCAGAAAAAAATCAGGTTCGCTGTCTCGTAGGACGGCTACGAGTGTCGTCGCCGGATTTCCGGGTGAGCCCCAGCTTCCGGTAACAACCGCGAAGTTGCCCTCGTCAAGCTCATCGTCAGCTTCCGGGCGCAGCGAAGATGCACCAAACTACGTCAGTCTCGCCGGAAGCGACCATCAGGCGCAGTCTCAAGACGCCCTGGAAGACAGCGGCCCCGAAGAAAGCCCTGTTTATATCTTGACTTCCGCCAAAGGCGATCGCAGCTATAAACTTCGCGATTCGAG GATTATTGAGATTGCTGGCGGTAGGGAGGTATTCTCGCAAAGCAGAGGTAAAGTTGCTGCAAGAAAGCCGCGATTCTTGGCTGCATCAAATTCTCTGGCAGTGGATGACTGTCAGACAGATAACAAGCTCAGTGTTAAAAAGAACAATAAATCACCAAATAGGCAGAGCGTCTGGGAATTAAGAAGCCG ATGCGGAGAGGCCAGAAGACAGCGCTCTAATCGCGAAGTAACAGAGACCGTATTTTCGTCGGAAGTACACTCAGTGCGTCGAAATACAACAAAGTCTATCCTAGACTACGATTCGCCAAAGAGTAATCAAGCCAGTCGCATAATAAACTATGACTCGATACTGAATAGCAATAACGTAGAGTATAACACACCAAAAAGTATTACTGATCTTAACTATGGCCTGCCTAAGAACTGCGTAGATTATCAATCCAATCACACGACGCCTGCGCGTAGCATGGCAATAGTGAGCGACGGAGAGGTCGTTGTGTTTGATGATATTGACGACAATTGGCGAGGCCTCAGGCTTGATCTCGGACCCACTAATGCTGGGCAACAAAACACAACTGACAATATCGATATTGAAACTGAAGATTCTCAGCGAGGTAGAATGCATCCTGAACCACCTGGATCTAGCGTAGGGAGCACTCCGAGTCCCGCTTACCATCGTAATACATCCGATTTTTTCAAG GTTGTTACTCCAGCCAGTGATTGCGAGGGAGACTCTCCTCCTCCAGAACGTAATCACAAGGTTGCCAGAGTAATTGGGGAGCTTCCTATTGCACAGTATTCTGGCAGCCCCCGACGCTATGGAGTCCGTGAAAATTCTAGACTGCCCACTCTACTCTCATCGCCATCCATCTACGCCCCACCCAGACCTGGTTTTCCTCAAAGAGTTTTACCTACTACTCCGAATCAGAAAGAG AAGGAGGAAAAACCTGTAGAAATTTCTGAAAAGCCCGTTGTAGAACTGGCCTCGTCTGGAATCGAGGAACCACCTTCCTGCCCCACACCTCCACCGCCCGAAGAACCAGAGGatgaggaggaagaagaagactGTTTGAAGTCCTCTGTACTGCCGAGTGATAATTTATCTAGTCTCGTTTCACCAGGTGGCAGTACATTTGACTACCTTTACGAATTTTCGGAGACACGGAAAGTGctcgaagaatttttcaagtgtCCTCCACCTACCGAAGAAAAGGAGAACAATATTGATTCTTCTCTGTTTCAA GATCTCGACTACGAACTTCGGAGGCAAGCCGGAAGCGCGTACGTAGGCCAAAGGCTAGCCAGTGGTCCGCCAACTTTGGAAGAAGTCCTGATACACGAGTCACCCAAAAAGCAGAGGGCTGACTTTTCCCAGACG CAGACGGTGGAGcacgaaaacaattttttggaCTTGTCGGTGGGTACCGGAAGCAGCGAAGACCTTGGTGAGACAGAAGTAGGTCTGCAGGTTGGACATTCAAGGAATTTCACCCTCAGTCCTGAGACAACAGACTGCGACAGTAACTGCGGTGATTTAGACAGTGAAATGTCATTGATGATGATGGACAACGAACTGATGCCTGCTAGCGGGCTTTTGGGCTCCGTTGGTGACCTTGGAAACAATTCAGACTCTCTTAGAATATACACAAGCATGCCTGTGCTCGAGGATGGATTGTCGAGCGGACATGCCAGTGACACGGATAACAATAATCCAACAGTGATGCTCATGAAGCGACAAATAAACGAGATCGAGAGGGAGATTATACAGAGGACGCGCAACGACATGCTCGGCTCTGAGAACGAGTCTGGTAAAGACGTGAGCCTTAATGTTACCAAAGATATTTTGCATTCTCTGAAAACGACTTCGCCTGACTTATTTGTCACTAGTAAGGAAAGGAAAGACATTTCTTACGAGACTAACGAACTTGAACTGGACGGACTTGACCCTCTCGGCACGCCGCCACCCCCAGCACCTCAGGGCAGGCAAAGCGCCAACTTAGAAACTGGCGGCGAAGTTGAAGCTGCTATCAAAGATATCAGGATGGCTCTACAGAGAACGAAAACTCTACCAGTCAAATCACCGTCCGAAGATCCTCCAGAGCCAAGCGTCAGCCCTGTATGGATACCAAG GCGGAGAGCCTGCGGGGAGAGTAACAGCGAAGATTCGGAAGCCAGAAGAGTAGGAGAAGACGCTGACGGTGAAGTGGAGGAGGTTGTAGACGAAGAAGAAGCGGACACAGATCTTGAGACTGACAGACTTCTCGGACAACAAAGAACGGATGACCAAGGTTTCTACGACGACAAG GAATTCAGG GGGTGGCGGAAGCCTAAAACTAGGACAATGTTGCCACCAATGAGTACAAAAATTGCGACTCCCAAACAGACTCCGCCGAAAACATTGAGCGTCGCTCCTCTAGATGCATTGCCACCCTCCGAACCCCTGCCGTCCACCTCAGTATCGGTCTCGGTctctcctccccctcctccgaCTCCCGCCACCACGGTTTCCGCCACCCAATCGCCACCCTGTGATCGCGAAGCAACCAGTCCCACGCAAACTGCGTCGAGCCCCCAGAAGATCCCAGCCAAAAACTCTCCCTCGCCCCCTCACAGCCTCAAGGAATCCAGCGGCAAGGTGAAAAAG gATAAGGATGGAAAGAAGAAGAGCAGAAACAAAGAAG CTTTACTCACCGACCCTTCAGTCCTGATCGAAGGTGTCTTATTCCGCGCCAGATATCTAGGATCCACACAGTTGGTATGCGAAGGACAGCCAACGAAATCGACTAGAATGTGCCAGGCAGAGGAGGCTGTTTCTAGGATAAAG GATGGTCCAGTGCCGATGCAGGCAACGCTGGTAAACTATGGTGGGCAACATGCCTATGGTCGATGCAGTGTTGCGTCACAAGGAAGCCTTGAGGAAGATGAGTGCGACTCAAGCGAAGAACTTATAGGGAGCACCTCAGGTGGTGGACAGTCTGAATCTATCAATATCGGGGCTCAGTCCCAGCTGGCCCCAATCGGCGGCCCGTTGGGGCCCACCACGGTTTTCAGACTACAGTTTCTTGGGTCGGTGGAGGTGGAAGAGGAAGGGGGACGAAAGCGGCGAAAACGTCTCAAGAAACACATGGTCGAAGAGGCCGTCACTAAGATAAAG GCGTTG GCGCCAGATGGGGAAACACAGCCGAGCACAGAGGTGGATCTGTTTATTTCGACGGAGAAAATAATGGTCCTAAACACCGATTTAAAAGAAATTATGATGGACCATGCTCTGAGGACGATATCGTACATAGCAGACATTGGCGATCTAGTAGTATTAATGGCACGTAGAAGATTCGTACCGCACGAAATGGAAGAGGCACCAAAAATCAATCGAACTCCAAAGATGATCTGTCACGTTTTTGAGAGTGAAGAAGCACAGTTCATTGCCCAAAGCATCGGGCAAGCCTTCCAAGTCGCTTACATGGAATTCCTCAAAGCGAATGGAATAGAGGACCACAGTTTCGTCAAGGAAATGGACTACCAGGAGGTGTTAAACTCCCAGGAGATATTCGGTGACGAACTGCAGATGTTCGCCAAGAAGGAGATGCAGAAAGAG GTCGTCGTTCCAAAAGCAAAGGGTGAAATTCTTGGCGTAGTTATTGTTGAATCCGGGTGGGGGTCAATGCTTCCGACTGTCGTAATAGCCAACCTCGCCCCAGCGGGTGCTGCGGCTCGCTGCGGTCAGTTGAACATCGGAGATCAAATAATAGCGATAAATGGTGTATCGTTGGTGGGCCTGCCGCTGTCTACTTGTCAGacttatataaaaaattctaaaaatcaAACGGTCGTCAAGCTCACTGTCGTCCCGTGCGCCCCGGTCGTTGAGGTCAAGATAAAAAGACCGGACACAAAATATCAGCTAGGATTCAGTGTACAAAATGGAGTTATATGCAGTCTTCTACGGGGAGGAATCGCAGAGAGAGGAGGGGTCAGGGTTGGCCATAGAATCATTGAAATCAACAATCAAAGTGTCGTCGCCGTGCCGcatgaaaaaatcgtcaatCTCTTGGCCACGTCTGTTGGGGAG ATTCTGATGAAGACTATGCCAACATCAATGTTTCGGCTATTAACTGGCCAGGAGTCTCCGGTGTAcatataa